One window of Erwinia aphidicola genomic DNA carries:
- the ypdK gene encoding membrane protein YpdK yields MGVQRVFAVKYAFMGISFILLIWVGTFYLML; encoded by the coding sequence ATGGGTGTTCAGAGGGTTTTTGCAGTGAAATATGCTTTTATGGGGATCTCTTTTATCCTGTTAATCTGGGTTGGCACTTTCTATCTGATGCTGTAA
- the alaC gene encoding alanine transaminase: MADNHSARRFSRIERLPPYVFNITSELKMAARRRGEDIIDFSMGNPDGPTPPHIVEKLCTVAQRDDTHGYSTSRGIPRLRRAISRWYADRYQVDIDPESEAIVTIGSKEGLAHLMLATLDHGDTVLVPNPSYPIHIYGAVIAGAQVRSVPLVAGVDFFNELERAIRESYPKPKMMILGFPSNPTAQCVELDFFERVIALAKQYNVLVIHDLAYADIVYDGWKAPSIMEVPGARDVAVEFFTLSKSYNMAGWRIGFMVGNKELVAALARIKSYHDYGTFTPLQVAAIAALEGDQQCVRDIAEQYKRRRDVLVKGLHEAGWMVDNPKASMYVWAKIPDRYAHLGSLEFAKLLLQEAKVCVSPGIGFGDYGDTHVRFALIENSDRIRQAVRGIKAMFRGEGVN; this comes from the coding sequence ATGGCTGACAATCATTCCGCTCGCCGTTTTTCCCGTATCGAACGTCTTCCCCCCTATGTATTCAATATCACTTCCGAACTGAAGATGGCCGCACGCCGTCGCGGGGAAGATATTATCGATTTCAGCATGGGCAACCCGGACGGCCCGACGCCGCCGCACATCGTGGAAAAACTCTGCACCGTGGCGCAGCGTGATGACACCCACGGCTACTCGACGTCGCGCGGCATTCCGCGCCTGCGTCGGGCGATTTCCCGCTGGTATGCCGACCGTTACCAGGTGGATATCGACCCGGAATCGGAAGCGATTGTCACCATTGGTTCCAAAGAGGGGCTGGCACACCTGATGCTGGCAACGCTCGATCACGGTGATACCGTGCTGGTACCGAATCCGAGTTATCCCATCCATATCTACGGTGCCGTGATTGCCGGGGCGCAGGTACGTTCGGTGCCGCTGGTGGCGGGCGTGGACTTCTTCAACGAGCTGGAGCGTGCGATCCGCGAAAGCTATCCGAAGCCGAAGATGATGATCCTCGGCTTCCCGTCGAACCCCACCGCGCAGTGCGTCGAGCTGGACTTCTTTGAACGGGTCATCGCGCTGGCTAAGCAGTACAACGTGCTGGTGATCCACGACCTGGCTTACGCCGATATCGTTTACGATGGCTGGAAAGCGCCGTCGATTATGGAAGTGCCGGGCGCGCGCGACGTGGCAGTGGAGTTCTTCACGCTGTCGAAAAGCTACAACATGGCGGGCTGGCGTATCGGCTTTATGGTCGGTAATAAAGAGCTGGTGGCGGCGCTGGCGCGCATTAAGAGCTATCACGATTATGGCACCTTCACCCCGCTACAGGTTGCCGCGATTGCCGCGCTGGAAGGGGATCAGCAGTGCGTGCGCGACATCGCCGAACAGTATAAACGCCGCCGTGATGTGCTGGTGAAAGGGCTGCACGAGGCGGGCTGGATGGTGGATAACCCGAAAGCCTCGATGTACGTCTGGGCGAAAATCCCCGATCGCTATGCGCACCTGGGTTCACTGGAGTTCGCTAAACTGCTGCTGCAGGAAGCGAAAGTCTGCGTCTCGCCGGGGATTGGCTTTGGCGATTACGGCGACACCCACGTGCGCTTTGCGCTGATAGAGAACAGCGACCGTATTCGCCAGGCGGTAAGAGGGATTAAGGCGATGTTTCGTGGAGAGGGCGTGAACTAA
- a CDS encoding GNAT family N-acetyltransferase, whose translation MQLTTQRLVLTRLKPEDWQLFLQVHTDETCMEFISAVPQLADIRQRFQDRLAPWQVTSFHMLCLVIRRKEDNQAIGMMGANPEWAPHRQVEVGYSLLSDYFGQGYGSEALGALCDFLLAQCEFHKLKAQVVEGNIASRRVLEKNGFVLEGTLRDNYLLRGQWVNDWLFGRINTAR comes from the coding sequence ATGCAACTCACCACGCAACGACTGGTACTGACCCGGCTGAAGCCGGAAGACTGGCAGCTTTTTTTACAGGTCCACACTGACGAAACCTGCATGGAGTTTATCAGTGCAGTACCGCAGCTGGCCGATATCCGCCAGCGTTTTCAGGACCGGCTGGCGCCCTGGCAGGTGACCAGCTTTCACATGCTGTGCCTGGTTATCCGCCGCAAAGAGGACAACCAGGCGATAGGCATGATGGGGGCGAACCCGGAATGGGCTCCCCATCGGCAGGTGGAAGTGGGCTATTCGCTGCTGAGCGACTATTTCGGCCAGGGCTACGGCAGCGAAGCGCTGGGGGCGCTGTGTGACTTCCTGCTGGCGCAGTGTGAGTTCCACAAGCTGAAAGCGCAGGTGGTGGAGGGCAATATCGCCTCGCGCCGGGTGCTGGAAAAAAACGGCTTCGTGCTGGAGGGGACGCTGCGGGATAATTATCTGCTGCGCGGCCAGTGGGTGAATGACTGGCTGTTTGGACGCATTAATACGGCCAGATAA